A stretch of Gossypium arboreum isolate Shixiya-1 unplaced genomic scaffold, ASM2569848v2 Contig00569, whole genome shotgun sequence DNA encodes these proteins:
- the LOC128289164 gene encoding 30S ribosomal protein S12, chloroplastic, with amino-acid sequence MESVQLEHENVTEFVLVTLRDRVEEGRRFSNEEKDPMTSKELNEEPKGDLSVNFSTITPKKPNSALRKVARVRLTSGFEITAYIPGIGHNSQEHSVVLVRGGRVKDLPGVRYHIVRGTLDAVGVKDRQQGRSSAL; translated from the exons ATGGAAAGTGTTCAATTGGAACATGAAAACGTGACTGAATTTGTCCTAGTTACTCTTCGGGACAGAGTGGAAGAAGGGAGGAGATTCTCGAACGAGGAAAAGGACCCAATGACTTCGAAAGAATTGAACGAGGAGCC TAAGGGTGACTTATCTGTCAACTTTTCCACTATCACCCCCAAAAAACCAAACTCTGCCTTACGTAAAGTTGCCAGAGTACGATTAACCTCTGGGTTTGAAATCACTGCTTATATACCTGGTATTGGCCATAATTCACAAGAACATTCTGTAGTCTTAGTAAGAGGGGGAAGGGTTAAGGATTTACCCGGTGTGAGATATCACATTGTTCGAGGAACCCTAGATGCTGTCGGAGTAAAGGATCGTCAACAAGGGCGTTCTAGTGCGTTGTAG